The nucleotide sequence ATTTCGCCCCCTGCATCAGATTAATCCACTGCGTCTGGATTTTATTGACACACGTGTTCGATTGGCTGGTAAGCGCGTATTAGATGTAGGGTGCGGTGGAGGGATTCTATCGGAGGCCATGGCCGCGAGCGGGGCGGAGGTAGTAGGTATTGACCTGGGCCATGCGCCATTGTCGGTGGCGAAGCTTCATTTATTGGAATCGGGCCTATCCGTGGATTATCGTGAGATAGCGGCGGAGGATTTGGCCGTAACCGAACCGGCAACCTTTGATATTGTGACCTGCATGGAGGTTTTGGAACATGTCCCTGATCCGGCCTCGACGATTGCCGCATGTGCGACTTTGGTCAAACCGGGTGGGCATTGTTTTTTTGCCACCCTTAACCGTACCCCCAAGTCTTATCTTTTTGCCATCATCGGGGCCGAGTATATTCTCAATCTTTTGCCTCGTGGCACTCATGACTACGCCAAGTTTGTGCGCCCGGCCGAATTAGCGACCTGGACGCGGGCGGCGGGATTGACGCTGCGAGAGCTTGCTGGAATGAGTTATAACCCTTTCACCCACGCCTATTCCCTGGGGCGAGACCTGAATGTAAATTTCCTTGCCCATGTTGAGCGGGAGGTATTGTGACGGTTGTGCCCCGCTTGCGTACCGTACTTTTCGATTTAGATGGGACTCTACTCGACACCGCGCCCGATCTCATTTGGGCGGTCAATGCCCTGCGCGCCGAACAAGGCCTAGCGGCATTGCCCCATGATGTTATTCGCCCCACGGTCTCGCACGGCACGCCGAGTATGCTGCAAGTGGCGTTAGATGTTGGTCCCGACCATCCCAACTTTCCCGTTTTACGTAAACAGCTGCTGGACATTTACCAAACTCACCTAGTCCAGGAGACCACGCTATTTCACGGTATGGCGGAGGTTTTGACCATCCTTGAGGAAATTGGCATGAATTGGGGGGTGGTCACCAATAAGCCGGCCTTTCTCACCGACCCCATTATGACGCAACTCGGACTTATGGAACGTGCGGCGACGGTGGTAAGTGGTGACACTACTCCTTTTGCCAAACCACACCCCGCGCCTTTGCTCCACGCCTGTGCGGTGGCGGGTAGTCTTCCGCAGGAATGTGTTTTTGTGGGGGATGCCGAACGTGATATAGCGGCCGGTCGTGCTGCGGGTATGGCTACCCTGGTGGCCCTATTCGGTTATCTGGCGGAGGATGATCGGCCCCACGAATGGGGCGCCGACGCCATGGTAGAAAGTCCAGCGACCATGCTTGCCTGGATCCGTGCCCAGTGAAAAGTAGGCCGTCTTTTATTTATAGGGGCGCCGGTTACCAGGTATCTTGCAATCCCATACGCGTAGTTTCTCCACATACGGTTTTTCGGTGATATTCGCCTTTGTGTATGGGTGATGCAGCCTGCGTAGGATGCGGTGAGGAACGAACCGCATCATTCGCGTTGTCCACTTTTACACCTATTTCGACGCGACGTATGTTGCCCGGATTGGGTGTACAACTCTGAGATAATTGTTGACGGTTGGAAATAACGCGCACGAATGATGCGGTTCGTTCCTCATAAGCTTCCCGTATAAAAAGGAAAGACCCGACCCACACGCATCTGCAGTACCGTCTCCACCACCATAGAGACATATTACTATGTGTAGGCCTGGCAGGAATATCGTTATTCCTCGATAAAAACAATACCTTCGCCATTAAACTACGGGCTCTGGCAAGTTAACGCGGCCAAGAGAGGCCACCTGCCTGACGATGGCGTCAATGGAAATTGGCTCAGGGATTTGCGGAAGCCATTTTAAAGTTTCGCGGACATACTTTCCCGCGCGGAACCAAGCCTTGAGGTCAATGATGCTCATGCCGACGAACTTGGTTTGTCGCCTCAAGAGATGCGAAACATTGACCATGAAGAAGGCAAGGTTGGCAGCATTGATGGCAGGGCGTTCGTTGACGGACATGAAGTCGTCGAGCCCCCAGAACTGCTTGGCGTCACGAAAGTTGAACTCGATTTGGAAGCGAAGCGAGTAATAGTCCATCAGCTCATTCCAGGCGAGGGCGAGATCGGAACTGAAGAGTAGAACATGGGCAGACTTGAGGGTTTTTAGGTTCGTTTTGATGATGATGACGACGTTGAGCAGTTCCGTGAATTTCTTGTGGCGCAAGCTCATCTGGTAGATGTCGGTACGGAGGTTGTCTTCGACCACGGAGAATTTACGGAAATGCTCGGGAAGCTGGCCGTAGTCGAGGCGAGCGCCATACTTTTTGCGTGGTCCCCGGCCGGATTGAAGACCCTCGTAGGGGAAATAAAGCGCGGAATCGTGGCGTAGCTTGGAAATGAGATGGAGACCACAGTGTCGGACCAATTGGACCCCGGCGTTGTGGCCGAGAGCCCCGTCATAGACGAAGTAGAGCAGCGGGAGGTCGGCGCCGACCAAAACCTGCAGGGCTTGGATCGCGTCCCGTAAGAATCGCTGGAATGCCGTCAGTTCTACTTCAGTGCGGACTTGGTTGCGGCTCCCCTTGGGGCGGCCGCGTCCCCGTTTGACGGTTGGCCGGGATGGAGCCGTCGGAGGTTTTTCCGGAGGGATTACCGGTAGCGTCATCACGGGATAGGACACACGGTCGTTGACCGAGGTCAGCGAGAGGCACAAATGGCATAGGCTGGGAAGCGGCTTACCGTAAATGGAGGAGAAGAACCGGCCTATCCCATGGGTATGGCGGCCCGCCTTGGGTGTCACCACTTCGTCTGCGGTGAGCAATATCACGCAGGGAACTCGCATCAGGTGGCGACGGATGAGGTGCCACTGTACTTTTTCCCACGGTATCAGGGTGTTGAAGAAACGCTGGACCGTGCGATAACTGCCGCCGGCTTCCGTCCAGCGTGAAATACCCAGCATGGTGACCCGCCCCGTCATGGTCAGAAGCGCGGCCACTACACGGGCTAGACGGCGCAAAGTGGTAGCGTTGAGGCAAGGAGCCAAACACGCCAGAAAAAATAAAAGGTCCATCGGCTCCCCTGCGAGCAGCTGGATTAGTGGCCGCTAAGTATACCCTCTAACTTCCTGTGGTCATCAAATTTGGCGAACGTATTGTAAAAAAAGACGATGTTATACGATGAAATCATACGAGATTGATATTAGCCTGCGTAGGGTACGTTGAGAAACGAACCGAATTATTCGTGTTATTCCCCACTCTCGATAATTATCTCAGGGTCACACGCCCAATTCAGACAACACACACCGTGTCGAACATAGGCGTGGAGATTGGACGACGCGAATGATGCGGTTCGTTCCTCACCGCATCCTTGTATCTACGAGGGCTGGACCAATTCCGAAAAGTCATTTCTTAGGAATGCGCATGATATGTTGTGATGGCTTCCTACTCTTCGTTAATCCTTCAAACTGGAGTCTTCGCAACATTCGGGAGTTCAGAACATCGAGATTTAGGGTAACATTGCGTCCTGGCCCAATCAGTACCAACTACTGCACAGGTTGGGTTATTGGCGGCAAACGGACGAGAGCCCCTCAGGTGACGACCTAGACGACTACCGTACCTGGCTCGCCCAAGACCGTCACACCTCCGACCCAACAACAAATGCCACGAACAACACCATCTCGATAGCAAGACGTAGCAAACATATCGAGTTCTCCCTCTGGCTTCCCTTTCGCAACACGCACCAAAATTGCGATTGCCACGCTAGTGAATGAGCAATACCTTTTCGAGGAGATTACCTGTGATGGTAAAATTAATGTCTATCCGGAAATTTATGGCCATCTTTACCATCTCGATTACCTTATTGCTGGGAATCGGGAATCTAATCGTTTGGGAAAGAAATAGCGTCGCCTTACAAGCTGCGGAAGCGGAGAAACAACGCTTATCAGATGCTGTCCTTGCATTTAAGGATGTCCGCTATCACGTCGTACAGATTCAACAATTTCTCACTGATGCCTCGGTGGTTGGTCAAGAGGATTACCATGAATCACAACCACAGCGTGATGTGGCCAAGACGATACTCACCGACCTCGCTAAATTAGTACCCAACCTCCAAAATATGCTCCATGATCTGGATAATTCCTTAGATACGCTGTATGCCACCGGAGTCCGTATGGTCCAGGCTTATGTTCACCAAGGACGCGAAGCGGGTAATGCCATCATGAAGGCCCCGGAAGATGGTTTTGACAGTGCCACCGAAACTATTGATCAATACCTCGAACGCCTGGCCAGGACCATCGATACGCAATTGGGTGTCGCTGCCGAAAGGAAACAGAAAACGATCGCAAAGATATTCGCTAGCAATGCCCTCCTCGCGATTCTCACCCTGGCTATCATCATCATTTCTAATCTGTGGTTGGCCCGATTACTTATGCGAGTACTCGGCGGTGAACCTTCCTACGCGGCAACTATCGCCCACCAAGTCGCTGCCGGAGATCTAACTGTTGAAATTCAAGATCGTAGCAAATTCTCCGATAGTTTGCTCGGTTCTATGAACGAGATGGTCTTCCAACTCCGTCAGAACCTCCGTGAAATCGAGCAGGTGAGTAAACAAATTGGTCAATCGTCCTACCAGATTACCAAGATTGCCCAGATCATCGACGAATCCAATCAGGCCGAGCAACAGCATTCAGGAGAGGTAACCAACGCCACAGCGGAATTACGTACCGCATCAGATGCTGTTATGCGTCTTGCGGAGACCGCCCGCGACCGTGCCAATCAAAATCGGGCGAGTACCGAGCGAGCAATATCTGCGGTGCAGGATAATATCGAGCAAATGCGGCGGATTATGGAGGAGGTACACCACGCTTCCAGCAAAATGGAGGAATTGGATCGCGCTAGTACGCGCATTCAAGTTATTACCACCACGATTACCGCCATCACCGAGCAAACCAACCTGTTGGCCCTAAATGCCGCCATTGAGGCCGCCCGTGCAGGGGAACATGGTCGAGGTTTTTCCGTAGTTGCCGAGGAGGTTCGTCATCTTGCGCAACGAGCAGCAGATTCTACGGCCGAGATTAACAGCATTACCGGTGAATTTAGCAAGCTCGTTAAAGAAAATGCGAGCGCCATGCACGACATTATTCAGCGCACCCAAGAAGGCATGTCACAATCTCATGATACCGGCGCGGTCATAAAAGACATTGCCCAAGATATCGTCGAAAATGCGACGACTTCACAACAAATCTCCACCCTCAGCACCGAACAAATGGAAAGGCTGTCGCATCTCCAA is from Gammaproteobacteria bacterium and encodes:
- the ubiG gene encoding bifunctional 3-demethylubiquinone-8 3-O-methyltransferase and 2-octaprenyl-6-hydroxyphenol methylase, producing MPPFVLILSEEYFVTVLRSNVDPAELAKFEALATRWWDPESEFRPLHQINPLRLDFIDTRVRLAGKRVLDVGCGGGILSEAMAASGAEVVGIDLGHAPLSVAKLHLLESGLSVDYREIAAEDLAVTEPATFDIVTCMEVLEHVPDPASTIAACATLVKPGGHCFFATLNRTPKSYLFAIIGAEYILNLLPRGTHDYAKFVRPAELATWTRAAGLTLRELAGMSYNPFTHAYSLGRDLNVNFLAHVEREVL
- the mupP gene encoding N-acetylmuramic acid 6-phosphate phosphatase; this translates as MTVVPRLRTVLFDLDGTLLDTAPDLIWAVNALRAEQGLAALPHDVIRPTVSHGTPSMLQVALDVGPDHPNFPVLRKQLLDIYQTHLVQETTLFHGMAEVLTILEEIGMNWGVVTNKPAFLTDPIMTQLGLMERAATVVSGDTTPFAKPHPAPLLHACAVAGSLPQECVFVGDAERDIAAGRAAGMATLVALFGYLAEDDRPHEWGADAMVESPATMLAWIRAQ
- a CDS encoding hypothetical protein (Evidence 5 : Unknown function), with the translated sequence MAKVLFLSRNNDIPARPTHSNMSLWWWRRYCRCVWVGSFLFIREAYEERTASFVRVISNRQQLSQSCTPNPGNIRRVEIGVKVDNANDAVRSSPHPTQAASPIHKGEYHRKTVCGETTRMGLQDTW
- a CDS encoding transposase, which encodes MDLLFFLACLAPCLNATTLRRLARVVAALLTMTGRVTMLGISRWTEAGGSYRTVQRFFNTLIPWEKVQWHLIRRHLMRVPCVILLTADEVVTPKAGRHTHGIGRFFSSIYGKPLPSLCHLCLSLTSVNDRVSYPVMTLPVIPPEKPPTAPSRPTVKRGRGRPKGSRNQVRTEVELTAFQRFLRDAIQALQVLVGADLPLLYFVYDGALGHNAGVQLVRHCGLHLISKLRHDSALYFPYEGLQSGRGPRKKYGARLDYGQLPEHFRKFSVVEDNLRTDIYQMSLRHKKFTELLNVVIIIKTNLKTLKSAHVLLFSSDLALAWNELMDYYSLRFQIEFNFRDAKQFWGLDDFMSVNERPAINAANLAFFMVNVSHLLRRQTKFVGMSIIDLKAWFRAGKYVRETLKWLPQIPEPISIDAIVRQVASLGRVNLPEPVV
- a CDS encoding methyl-accepting chemotaxis protein is translated as MVKLMSIRKFMAIFTISITLLLGIGNLIVWERNSVALQAAEAEKQRLSDAVLAFKDVRYHVVQIQQFLTDASVVGQEDYHESQPQRDVAKTILTDLAKLVPNLQNMLHDLDNSLDTLYATGVRMVQAYVHQGREAGNAIMKAPEDGFDSATETIDQYLERLARTIDTQLGVAAERKQKTIAKIFASNALLAILTLAIIIISNLWLARLLMRVLGGEPSYAATIAHQVAAGDLTVEIQDRSKFSDSLLGSMNEMVFQLRQNLREIEQVSKQIGQSSYQITKIAQIIDESNQAEQQHSGEVTNATAELRTASDAVMRLAETARDRANQNRASTERAISAVQDNIEQMRRIMEEVHHASSKMEELDRASTRIQVITTTITAITEQTNLLALNAAIEAARAGEHGRGFSVVAEEVRHLAQRAADSTAEINSITGEFSKLVKENASAMHDIIQRTQEGMSQSHDTGAVIKDIAQDIVENATTSQQISTLSTEQMERLSHLQIRLEDLFRTLAESSDRVHITNTVTRDLYQVTGKLSEMLQNFHFDRQWTSQPIVNDHRKTPRAPNNLLVHIDVGDRLCESITADFSLTGMRLRTTDMTLEKGKIFTMQLMIPHENIKEYTNQTPLTLKGKIVWHRIEQGQQYYGVEFVDTTREQKIQLHRCFEFFNRTAEYTETEVPSSRSGHSNDTDRNRGYSDYSPTFA